In Arthrobacter citreus, a single genomic region encodes these proteins:
- a CDS encoding 4-hydroxy-3-methylbut-2-enyl diphosphate reductase: protein MKVLKVTPRGYCYGVVDAMVIARNAAKDPSLPRPIYILGMIVHNKHVTDAFEEEGIITLDGPSRLDILDKIDKGTVIFTAHGVSPEVKSRAIKKGLTTIDATCPDVTKTHDLIKEKMSEGYHFIYIGKKGHPEPEGAVGIAPSIVHLIQNKTDIDVLEIPTEKIIITNQTTMSQWDVVELIQYSIKKFPTAHVHKEICMATQVRQEAIADQAGQADLTIVVGDPMSNNSNRLAQVSHEIAGTKAFRISDITELQLKWLDGVETVAVTSGASTPTPITREVIAFLEKYDPNDESTWDTKSSVELGKILPKVRIKD from the coding sequence ATGAAAGTTTTAAAAGTTACCCCACGAGGCTATTGCTACGGAGTCGTAGATGCAATGGTAATTGCTAGAAATGCAGCAAAAGATCCATCACTACCAAGACCGATTTATATCCTTGGTATGATTGTTCATAATAAACATGTTACAGATGCATTTGAAGAAGAAGGTATTATCACTTTAGATGGTCCAAGCAGATTAGATATTCTAGATAAAATTGACAAAGGAACTGTCATTTTCACTGCACATGGAGTTTCTCCTGAGGTAAAATCTAGAGCAATTAAAAAAGGACTAACGACAATTGATGCAACATGTCCAGATGTAACGAAGACTCATGATTTAATTAAAGAAAAAATGTCAGAAGGCTACCACTTTATTTATATCGGTAAAAAAGGGCATCCAGAGCCAGAAGGTGCAGTTGGAATCGCACCGTCAATCGTTCATTTGATTCAAAATAAAACTGATATTGATGTGTTAGAAATTCCGACTGAAAAAATTATCATTACAAATCAAACTACTATGAGTCAATGGGATGTAGTTGAATTAATTCAATATTCAATTAAAAAGTTTCCTACTGCACATGTTCACAAAGAAATTTGTATGGCTACTCAAGTACGTCAAGAAGCAATTGCTGATCAAGCAGGTCAAGCAGATTTAACAATTGTTGTCGGTGACCCGATGAGCAATAACTCAAATAGACTGGCACAAGTTTCGCATGAAATTGCCGGAACAAAAGCATTTCGTATTTCAGATATTACTGAGCTTCAGTTAAAATGGTTAGATGGTGTTGAGACTGTTGCTGTTACATCTGGAGCGTCTACACCAACTCCTATTACTCGTGAAGTGATTGCATTTTTAGAAAAGTACGATCCGAACGATGAAAGCACTTGGGATACAAAATCATCGGTTGAATTAGGTAAAATTCTTCCTAAGGTTAGAATCAAAGACTAA